In the genome of Mauremys reevesii isolate NIE-2019 linkage group 6, ASM1616193v1, whole genome shotgun sequence, the window GGCTCGCGCCAGGCGCGAACACCAGCGGCTGTTAAATATGGGGCTCGTGAGCCCTGTCGCGGCTGCGAACGTGGGCCGAGCCTGGCCGGGAACGGATGAAGCGGGCTCTCCCCGGCACCCAGAGCGCTCGCGCCCGTGCCCCGCCTGCTGCTCGCACTGAGCACGGGGCCCCGGGAGGCTGTTGGGTCGATAGCGCAGCCATGgcgctccctgttccctgccgaGCCGGGGGCGCTGGGGCCACGCTCCCCTGGGCCTGGCAGGGCTGCGCGGCAAGAGAGGCAGGATGGAAACTGAAGGAGGGCGCGAGCCTGCCCGAGGAACGGCCCGGAAACTAGCGCGCCCATAGCGCCATGTGAGCGGCTGGTGCAGGGGGAAGCCGGCTCGGCCGCTCCTCTGTCCGTAgcgcttcagcggcggggggttaACTGGTAGCGGAGTGTTTTGAGGAgagagctgctgcttctggcgGGGGCTAGGGAGCGCTCCAGCCGGATACCAGAGGCAGGCGGGAGTGGTTTTGATTGGGCTTCTGTCATGCGACGTGGAATCCCCCCTCTCTCAGGGAGCCTTCCGCTCCCAGTGGTCAAGgagcctgcctcctcctcccctatATGTCAGCTCTGTCAGAGCCAGAATAGCCACTTCCAGCCAGTTCTTCCCATgctcaccaccagctccctgctgGTTCCAGCCGAGAGAGTGGCCATTAGCGGGCTGAAAAAAAGGGTCTAATTATAGCTTGCCCTTGGCAAGAATGCCCTTGTCGCTCTCCCTCAGTGCTAGAAACCCTTCGCCTGCCACAGTGCTTCTTCGCAGGCTTCCTTCGGACTTATACTCAGATTCAAATGGTCAGTCTCAAGGGCGTTCTCTGGCGGACCTGCCATTTATTGGGGCAGTTTTGGTCCTGCAGTTAATTGTAAGAGCATATGCTATCATTTACACATCAGCCTGATTGTGCTTCAAAACAACATTTAATATTTAAATGTTAGCACTTGCCCCAACTATTAAATGTGGGTGCCAAAACATGCTAGCAAAATCAGAGGCTGAGCTGAAGCCTTTTTAACTCTGAGTCAAATTTGGGTGCATGCCTACATTTAGGCAACCAAATGAATGTGGCCTGATTGTCAGAGGTGTTGAGCAGCTAAAACTCCCATCAATCTTGGTGAGAGTTTTGGGTGCTGATCATCATGCAGAATCAGGTCACTtatatttaggcacctcagtGAGGATGAGAGTGCCTAATTGTAGGCACtgtatttgaaaattttggcctgtgTTACTTGCTGAAGGTTACATATTAAAGATCAGGAGTTTACAGTTCCCAGTCTCGTGATCAGAATATTTTGTACTATGCTTATTTACAAAGCAAGCTGTGAAAGAGAAGTGAGTAATTCTCAGGATAATGGgaactggagtacttgtggcaccttagagactaacaaatttatttgagcataagctttcgtgggtagcccatgaaagcttatgctcaataaattcgttagtctctaaggtaccacaagtactcctgttctttttgtggatacagactaacatggctgctactctgaaacctctcaggATAATGTATTCCTGTGACTAATAATTACACctgtaccccaatataacgctgtctttgggagccaaaaaatcttaccacgttataggtgaaactgtattatatcgaacttgctttgatccgccagaacgcgcagccctgcccccctgaagcactgctttaccatgttatatcgggtcgtgttatattggggtagaggtgtactataaaATCTTAACTAGAAATAGAAATATGGTATGAGCTGGAACAGAACTGGAGGGGACTACCTGAAGGAGCTGTACTGCTATTTGATTTATGTATAATCAGCTGGTAAGTAGCCTGGAAAGTACCATGGTGTTTACACCAGTCTGCAGGGGCTGTGACATACGTAATTTTTTATTTAGAATTATTTGTTTGCCATGTGTGAGTGGCCATAGGAATGTTATAAAAAAACTTCTAAATGCTGTTTTAAATGAATGTGACTCCAAGATTCCTTCTGGAGAAGGCAGCTATGAGATAATTATAAGGAGTAAAGAAGCAAACAACTCTAATCTGTTATCAGCCCAGCTGCAGCCTTCCTCTTATCAGTTCTTGCAAAAGTTCATTCAGCCATGCAATGTCCCACACAAAGCCTGCCTTTTTATGCTGTTCAGACTAGTTCCagtctttcagaaagcctttttcATTAAAGAAGTACTTATCAGAGCTGATACATAGAGAACAGAGCAGGCCTGGATGTGAGGGAGCTATAGAAGGGAACTGCACTTTACTTTGCAACTTCATTTCTTCATCCATGTCATGCTCTAGTGTGGATCTAAGGTACTGATGTGACTTGAAGTGACATTGCTTTTATCCCCTTTAGAGTTTGATTCGGTCCCATTTTGGTTGctccctccaaccccctgcccattctcctctatacatgcaaaaacttttttttaacttttgtttttcttttgcaggTAAACTTTAAcccttttcttattttaaatcaGTGTATATCCCCAACCTTGACATTATCTAAAAAGTAGTTTTAGCACACTTGCTTTTATTTATATGGAGTTTTTTTGGAGATTGGCATAAATGAATGAAGAGGTTTAGAATCTAAGTCTTATTTTGCCCCTAACTGTAGTGTTGCTATTACCCAAGACCTAAGTCTAGTAATGAACAGACTGGCTATCATTGTTATGAAGCAGGAATGTTTTGTTAATATAGATATATTTTCACCAAAACTTTTGCTTATGATATTTTGGTTAAATAGTATCTTTGGATAGCAAGTCATTCATAAAGTGTCCTTGTGTAGAAACCCTAAACTTTAATTGTTTTATAAAGtggctttttaatatttttaactaAAGGACATGGATTTGCACAGCTCAATTGAAACACCTGATAAAGTAAAGGCTGATGCTCCTGTATATGTTGGTAAAGAAGAAGACATAAAACAATCCCAAAGAATAACAGCCAGTGTCCATGACAGAGAAGTTGTCGTTTTCTACCATGAAGAGAAATTTTATGCCATGGACCGTCGCTGTTACCGTAAGATTGTTTGCACTCATCATCTTggtgtttatgtaacaattttaAAGTAAGCTAGTTTGAGTTTTGACTCCTAATTCCATATTCCACTATGTTTCAGATGCAGGAGGTCCTTTACATCTTGGAGAGATAGAGGTATGTAAACATTCTAAAATAAATACACACAATTATTCAAAATCTTTTTACATTTTAATCCCAATTTTACATTACTGTCTCACTTTGGGCTAAATAATCTTCTTAGTAACACTGCAAtaactctactgaaatcaatggggttacTTTGGATTTAAACTGGTGTAGCtgaaagcaaaatttggccctttcTCTCTACAATGGACCACTCTCTTTAACAGTCCTTAATTTTTCAATTTCCACAATGCCCCCAACTTCCTGGTGGCTTGAGGGACAGGAGGCCAAGTTCAGGTACTTTTGAAACAAATAGTTTAATATCATTTATTATTTGGCACTTACTAGACACACTTACTTTATAAAACACTGACAGCATGCTTTGTGTTTCCACATCATAAAGAGATGTGGTGTCTGTCAAAATGTGAGTAAGTAAAAACATCTCCAGTCACACTGTTGAAAATAAAAATGGATATTATCTTTATTATCTGGAGTCAGAAAGAATCCCTGtcatctatacacacacacatcccattaTGATAGAGTATTGCCAATTAGGGGAATTATGGGCTTTCCTCTGAGTCTTCAGAtcttggccactgttggaaccAGGCTACACTACTTGGATCAGTAATCTGATTTGGTATTCCAGTCGCTAGTTTTAAAAACAGAACCTGCTGTTCCTAACACGGAAGTACAGGGTATTGCAACTAGGCCACAAAGCTGTGTTGGTGTAGAGATTTTTCATAAGGAAGAGTAAGATTTCAGTGGGTTGTCTTAATTTTTTTCCCAGGATATCAATGGACAGCCCTGCATTATTTGCCCTTGGCACAAGTATAAAATTACTTTGGCAACAGGAGAAGGCTTATATCAAGCAATAAACCCTACAGAACCATCAGCAACACCAAAATGGCGATCAAAAGGAATAAAGCAAAGAACTCACAAGGTTACTGTAGACAATGGAAGTGTTTATGTGACTCCTTCGGACTTATCTATCAGCTGTGACTCTGATTACTATGCTGATAAGTACAAAAAGACTGGAAGTTCTGATATGAAAAAATAATGTACATCCTGAACTTCAAAATCAGTGGCCATAATGCAAAATACCAGTGTCTGTGTACAAGGCATTATCAGTATCACAGAATATGCAAAAAATTTTCTAGATATTAATATAAAGAAATACTAGTGTTAATCTTATTATTACTCATTTCTACATTACTTAATGCTTTAAGATCATAAATAAGTTCAAGACCCTCTCTAGAATGAATTAGCATTGTGCCAGTGCAGTTTTACATTAAACTTGTATTTTATTAAAGGCAAATATATGTACATTAGCCTAGTTTGCAATATTTGAAGTGTTAAATCTTCCATTGCTAGAGTTAAAATCTTTTAACCTTTAGGAGGAGGAATATAATAATGCATTTAGTTTATAAAACCATCTTGAAATGTTATAACTATCCATTGAAGGACAGAATTTTTTAATACATTGAAATTATTATAATTCTAAACTACTTAATGTAattgggagattttttttaaatgttatgtgCAGGTCAGGAGAAAAAGCTGTTATTTTATCTTCTGAACACATAGGACCAGAGTTTCATAAAATGAGGTACAAAGCACTTGTGTGTTGTAATGTCCTTTGCATGGTTACTTTTGTGTGTGCAATTACCCCACTTCTGTTCTAAATAAGTACTTGTATCTCCTTCATCATGGTAGTGTCTGAGTGACATTCCAATAGTCAATTAACCAACATGACAAACGTCTATCACATGTGAATTCTGTCATCCTTTCCTCTGGAGGAAAACTGGGTATGCAGTGTAGGATTTTGTTTttggattatttaaaaaatgtaaacactTAGAAGGTATCTTGGACAAGGCAGTTCAGAGAAGTGTGTACCTAGTACTTGGATCAGAAAGTGGCAGTTTGTGATAGAGGCACTGTAGCAGTTCATTCCAGAGTCTCAGACTAGTCCCTGAGAAAGCTGTGCCTCTTTGACAGATGAGCTTTGCTCATATGGTAGAAAGTCCCATTATGTCTGAGGTTCAGAGTTGTCCAGCACAGTGCTTATCCCATAGCTTTAGGTAATTTTTCAGACACTCTGGGGTCAGGCCATTCAAGATaaggaccaagaccttgaacttgattcaatATTCTGGGTGAAGCTAGTGTAGAGAGTGGAGCACAGGGCTGATGTGCTTATGGTAGCCAGTGTTATTGAGATGTGCTGCAAAGTTCGgtactagttggagtttcctagGCATTGAAGGCTTCAGGCCCAGGTATATTGCATTATGGTGGTCCAGATAGTTGCTGGTGAAGGTGTGAATA includes:
- the RFESD gene encoding Rieske domain-containing protein isoform X2 — translated: MYNQLDMDLHSSIETPDKVKADAPVYVGKEEDIKQSQRITASVHDREVVVFYHEEKFYAMDRRCYHAGGPLHLGEIEDINGQPCIICPWHKYKITLATGEGLYQAINPTEPSATPKWRSKGIKQRTHKVTVDNGSVYVTPSDLSISCDSDYYADKYKKTGSSDMKK
- the RFESD gene encoding Rieske domain-containing protein isoform X1 is translated as MICQLHRDMDLHSSIETPDKVKADAPVYVGKEEDIKQSQRITASVHDREVVVFYHEEKFYAMDRRCYHAGGPLHLGEIEDINGQPCIICPWHKYKITLATGEGLYQAINPTEPSATPKWRSKGIKQRTHKVTVDNGSVYVTPSDLSISCDSDYYADKYKKTGSSDMKK
- the RFESD gene encoding Rieske domain-containing protein isoform X3 yields the protein MDLHSSIETPDKVKADAPVYVGKEEDIKQSQRITASVHDREVVVFYHEEKFYAMDRRCYHAGGPLHLGEIEDINGQPCIICPWHKYKITLATGEGLYQAINPTEPSATPKWRSKGIKQRTHKVTVDNGSVYVTPSDLSISCDSDYYADKYKKTGSSDMKK